ATTCGTGCTTCATTGGCAAACCCTTTAATGTTGACAAACAATGCGTTAACTCATTGTGACTGATATTTGGTTTTGTTGCATTCGTTTTTTTGCCAAACGTTTTGTACGGTCACGAATGTCGCCAGCTAACTGGCCACACGCCGCATCAATGTCATCCCCGCGAGTTTTTCGGACGATGACCGTCAGACCATATTCCATCAACACTTTGGCAAATCGATCGATTCTGGAATTGGAAGAACGACCATATGGCGATCCAGGATAAGGGTTAAATGGGATCAGGTTAACTTTGCAGGGGGTATCTTTCATCAATTCGGCCAGTTCGTGCGCTTGTTCAGTGCTGTCATTAATATGATCGAGCATGACATATTCCACAGTGACACGGCCACGATTGGCATTGGATTTCCCAATATAACGACTGATACCCGCCAGAAACTCTTTCAGTGGGTACTTTTTGTTAATGGGCACTAATTCGTTACGTAACTCGTCATTAGGCGCGTGAATACTTACGGCCAATGCCACATCCAGCACATCGCCCAGCTTATCCAATGCCGGCACTACGCCAGAGGTTGATACTGTGACTCGCCGTTTAGAGAGTCCGAAGCCAAAATCGTCGAGCATAATATCCAGCGCGGGGACCAGATTTGCCATATTGAGCAAAGGCTCACCCATTCCC
This portion of the Shewanella yunxiaonensis genome encodes:
- a CDS encoding bifunctional tRNA (adenosine(37)-C2)-methyltransferase TrmG/ribosomal RNA large subunit methyltransferase RlmN, with protein sequence MNEKKINLLDLDRKGMRALFAELGEKPFRADQVMQWVYHYGIDDFEQMTNINKNLRTKLSEKCEISAPQISTYQKSSDGTIKFAINVGEGQEVETVYIPEDDRATLCVSSQVGCALECTFCSTAQQGFNRNLTVAEIVGQIWRVSRFLGLKYETGDRPISNVVMMGMGEPLLNMANLVPALDIMLDDFGFGLSKRRVTVSTSGVVPALDKLGDVLDVALAVSIHAPNDELRNELVPINKKYPLKEFLAGISRYIGKSNANRGRVTVEYVMLDHINDSTEQAHELAELMKDTPCKVNLIPFNPYPGSPYGRSSNSRIDRFAKVLMEYGLTVIVRKTRGDDIDAACGQLAGDIRDRTKRLAKKRMQQNQISVTMS